The genomic window aaattggttcttacctgataattttcgttcctgtagtaccatggatcagtccagagcccgccCATCTGTTCTTCCAAGGAAAGGGAGAGTCCATActgcttgttttctttcattcACAGCTCAATTGTGTTATCGATAGCACAGGTTCTGTTCCCATTTGGGGGTTTATTGAGCCGGTTCAAGTTattaggttactgtatatagttagtttggatGTTTAGTGTTTTGGATCTGCTGAGGAGTTGCCAAATCTGTTAGCGATCtgcctgccaggagggcggagccAGCAATCGGTTGGTGatcactccgccaggagggcagagttagcgaTCTGTTGTAATCCGACTCCTGTAGAAGAGAGGGGTTAGCAATCTATAAtggcttaccccgccaggaggcaGAATTATCAATCTGTTTAGAGTGTCTGctaggagttatcaatctgttataGATTAGGACTGCTGCGtagcaatttatttattcatttgtttttaattgtaatagaagctgttatggagttgctccccagagaggagatgtcagcaacagttgagggtagactgcaagGCAGCAGTTTGTtatactcagctcttgaagtgtgagagatgagcattctaatgtagaatggtgaatccttgggtcgatggcagatgacagcgccctcaagaggatatcaagagagggactaccgactaggctggagtatggagacagacacagatagttctttattagacaggtagtagaaccaccagaggtggcagcagtgagctgatgtgcccggcagggctgaagtccttcagatcctggaactgcaatctccgggtttagctgagctgtagagagagactcatagatagtggatacatggatacataaccagaagtagatgatacacccACATAGATATTaataaagctcagtagctggagagagtgaggccctcgaggagtgagtacctggttccaggaacagctctgagagagcgatggtaactcacagttaattatctctgtaatAGTTTCTAGGCAGACTGTAATACGAACTCataatatctgtatatgaaataacttctgaaatagaagggAGTCTTTGTAAgtttttaggaacataggccctcgaggagcgagtaccggttcctatctgcaatctgtaataactcacaatctccgtacctgcgatagcgtcttagacagaagagagtctttagagttctaggaacatgggccctcgaggagcaagtccGGAGATTGCTGGTACAATCTCCGGAGCAcacgccctatgtcatcaggaacatggcggatccgcagagtcaggccagcccggggactccaggAAGAAATGGCGAGGAGAAgtcacggcagcatctgtccatcagacccgaaggaagtcgcctcagaggtagagagggtggtgcgagggcaagaacaggcacgaacgcaacattttgtaatccattctgctttgacattaagtgaTACTGGCAGAcagtaggtggcaccagcctagataaggcggagttttgtttgataaacttctgtcttcatctgctagagggggtgcaaaacccaggagtctggactgatccgtggtactacaggaatgaaaattatcaggtaagaaccaattttctttttgggAACATTTCCAGCCGCCATGCTGTGATTGAAAACTTATCCAATAAATGTAATCAACTCTTGTGGTCACTCAGCAGCTCTTCTGAAAACGTACCCCTTACTTTGTATACAGAAATGGCACAATTAACTTTGTGATAACCAAGATCAATGCCTGTACCTcagatggaaagtaggacatcaggaaatgctcatatatctcctttctttctctttccggttCCGCTCGTCCTGCAAATGTCAGCACCGGTGCAACTACTCCCACCCCTctttccactgctccctctgctctcccctaccccatgcctccccctccctatctcccctcctccctctcccatcaatctccctgccttatctcctgttctcccccttccatctttttctcctttgctccttcctgttattgtatcaactcctcccacccctccttccaatgctccctctgctctccctcctctcccctagcccatgcctcccttctctatatctcccttctctttcctctctgcccacctgcctttgctgttctctacttttcctcccctttctctgtcttgtttatgcttctcctttccccttttcctttcccttacttctccttgaCATCCCGTGTGTGTTTGGTCTGATTGCAGTGCATGCGCTACGAAGAAAAAAACCCGGTAAGGAGCCTTTGCAAACATCGCTTTGTGCCctgtaatacttttaaaggtcctcggtcagcggatttgtccggctgagtttggaatttagctggacaaaccgcaaagtgttaaaattgtgggccaatgaatggttaacttacctggataaaaagagatgaccgggtgtggggcttatgtttagctggGTAGCATATAGTTTTCCCCGTGTCcaaactccaaaccagaaatatgccttgttatatgctcctacTTTTTCTTTTGTAGAGGATGAATAGTAATGaaacagcctatttctgtggataaaagagcgctttacccccagaaatggctttcattattgtcctccctgtatataatggtaatgtgcattcagccttacacattttaaagtctgaacctttctttaacagacgaagacaagcctgcatcaaaaatgaccgcgcgattgggagtcagggtagaggtgggtattttttttagattaagggacaggcccttcagtgaggttagatcctctggagctgctcagggtaagttttcaggaggcttctcagtgctgaaccggctaagctaaatttgggaacatttccagCTGCCATGCTGTGATTGAAAATTTATCTAATAAACGTAATCAACTCTTGTGGTCACTCAGCAGCTCTTCTGAAAACTTACCCCTTTGTATACAGAAATGGGCACATTTAACTTTGTGATAACCAAGATCAATGCCTGTACCTcagatggaaagtaggacatcaggaaatgctcacatatctcctttctttctctttccggttCCGCTTGTCCTGCAAACGTCAGCACCGGTGCAACTACTCCCACCCCTctttccactgctccctctgctctccctctgctctccctcctctcccctacatcatgcctccccctccctatctcccctcttccctctcccatcaatctcccagccttatctcctgttctccccttccatctttttctcttgtgctccttcctgttattgtatcaacttctcccacccctccttccaatgctccctctgctctccctcctctccccagcccATGCCTCCCTTATCTatatctctcttctccttcctctctgcccacctgcctttgctgttctctacttttccccccctttctctgtcttgtttatgctttccctttccccttttcctttcccttctccttGACATCCCGTGTGTGTTTGGTCTGATTGCAGTGCATGCGCTACGAAGAAAAAAAAACGGTAAGGAGCCTTTGCAAACATCGCTTTGTGCCctgtaatacttttaaaggtcctcggtcagcggatttgtccggctgagtttggaatttagctggacaaactgcaAAGTGTCaaaattgtgggccaatgaatggttaacttacctggataaaaagagatgaccgggtgtggggcttatgtttagttgggtagcagccctgaagttagctagataaacttactCCACTGTCTTTGGGTCTATCCAGCGGGAACTCGTACCTGGGTAAGTCCAGCTAACTTCCTGCTCTCAGCACTGCTGCATGGACttattagtttataaatataaatgaagaaacattttgttggtattcagggaTTTCACAGTGCTAATCAGTGATTTCTCAGAGATGAGAAGTCCCTCAGATCACAGGGAACTGTCTGCCCTCTATAGTTACTCCAGTgagccatagcaaatggtttagtccacTCACTACCCTAAACTAGGTCCTCCTCTGGGAGGTGCTTAGGCCTTAGAAAAGGGacccagaaaagacaaaacaataaatataacaattgAGGAATCATAGCAAAGGGGTGCACCACACTACTCCCCAGGAAATAGCAAACCGGTTTTTAGAATATTACACGACCCTTTATGCCTCGAAGCCCATGGATACGGGCCTTGCTGCTCAGTTGTTTGCAGATTTACCTTGGCCGCAATTAACCTTAGACCATTTAGAGATGTTGAATAGCCCAATAACTACCCAAGAAATCTATGCGGTAATCAAACAGCTTAAATTGGGTAAAGCGGCGGGCCTTGATGGGCTGGGGTCTGAGTACTATAAAATTCTTAGTTTTGGGGTGCTGGAGCCTGTGCAAGCTTATTATGCTGATTTACTACATACTGGTCACATAACGCCAGCCTCCAATCAATCAGTTATTGTAGTGCTCCCTAAGCCCGGGAAAGACCCGGCGGAGGTGGGCTCTTATCGCCCAATTTCGCTGCTCAACGTAGATGTTAAAATATTGGCTTCTGTTTTAGCTGCCAGGGTGTCTACCGTCCTGCCCAGTATCATTCATGAGGACCAAACTGGGTTTATCCAGGGTCGACAGGGGGTACGGAATGTGCGGCGCTTGATAGGCGCGTTAAGTTATCCAGATGGGGCTGAAGCCTTGATCCTGAGCCTTGACGCGGAGAAAGCGTTTGATTCGCTTTCCTGGGAATATCTGTTCTGGGTGTTGCAAAAATATGGTTTCTCCGGGGCATACCTAAAATGGCTACAGGTATTATACCAGCGCCCTAGCGCCACTATCTTACTTAATGGCCTGCCCACGGCGGCTTTTCCGATCTCCAGGGGGGTGCgacaggggtgccccctatcTCCTGTGCTATTTATTATGGCACTGGAGCCCTTGGCCATTTGTATAAGGCGTGCCAAAGACATTAGCGGTATCAGTCTGGATGGGCACTCCTTGAAGCTGGCCATGTTTGCCGATGACCTTTTATTATTTGTGGGGAAACCGCGTACCAGTGTACCAGCCATCATTCACCTATTTGATCGGTTCCAATTGGTTGCTGGTCTCAAAATTAATTATGATAAATCGAAAGCCCTGTCATTACACGAGAATCTTCCAGTTACGTGGGACGGGGTGTTTCCCTTTCGTTGGGCTGCCGGCAAACTAAAATATTTGGGAGTTGTGATCCCGAGGGACTTACGGCAGCTGCACTCCTTAAATATAGCCCCCTGCATTGCCAAATTCCAGGCTCAGTTGGGGATGTGGAAAATGTTGCCCCTCTCATTTTTTGGCAGGGGCGCACTGGTAAAAATGGTGTTGATGCCAAAGCTTTTGTATTTTTTACATATGCTCCCTTGCTGGCTGACAGTAGCTGAGGTGCGCCGCCTGCGCTCTGCCATCCAAACGTTTTTATGGCGTGGGAAGCGCGCACGCTTAGCATATGTGGCTATGGAATATCCGCGGGAGTGTGGGGGGCTGAATTTGCCAGACTTCCGGCTTTACAATGTGGCCTGTCAAATGAGGTTTGTGGGGGAATGGTTAACGGGGTCCTACCGTTACTGCGATGCGGGGATGCTGGGACGTATGTCCACCCCCGGGTCCCTGCTGAACCTCATTCAAATGAGGGTGGATCAGCGGCGGGTGGCATCTTACCCTACGGTTCTTCTAACCCCCTGCATCAAAGCGTGGAGATGGATGCGGAGAAAGCATAAATTATCGGGCGGGCGATCTCTACTACTCCCCTTTTTGAATAATGTGGAATTTCTCCCGGGGCGTGATTGCGGTTCTGTCTTTCGTCAATGGGCAGAGCAAGGGGTGTTGTTTGCCTTTCATATGTATGATCCTGTTTCAGGTACAATGTTGGACTTTGCTACGATGGTACGGACTTTCCACTTGCCTGCCAAGcaattttttgcctttctccaggCTCGCCACTATCTGACTGCCTTTGCTTGGACACGTATGGAGCTTGACGCTGAAATACGGTTCGCCAACACCATTTTTGATACTGCGTATCTCCGGAACACCATCACTGGTTGGAAGAGACTGGGACAGACGCTTGGGGATGCTGCTCCTGTTCACCGTATGGCTGCTCGGTGGTCTGCAGTTTTGGACTCTCCCATTGCCGAGCGACAAATGTCTAGCTGGTGCCGTGACATATACAGACTGCTACCTGATCTCAGTCTTCGGGAGCTCCAGTTtaaacttcttcattctctttattATGATGATGTTCGGTGGTTCAAGATGAAGTTGGCTACTTCACCTACCTGTATTAAATGTGGGACTGCTGATGGTACCTTGGTGCATAGACTGATTACTTGCCCATTACTCCAACCCTTTTGGCACGAAGTGCTGGAGGTGGTAGGGAAATGCATAGCTGGGTCTCTGCGGCTCACGGCCAGGATGTTACTTTCGAGTATGTCTCCTCGAAACTTGCCAGGCAGCTGTGCTAAGGCCCGATTTGAGCGGGTGGCTGTTTTGATGGCTTGTCGCACTATCCTGGCTGGTTGGATAGAGCCACAGCTTGCACCTACAATAGCCgcctggtttgggagaatggCCTCTCTCGCCCAAATGGAACGACTGGACTTTTTAGCGGGCAAGAGGCGGCCCGACCCAGTGTACTGTGCCTGTTGGGATATTTGTTTTGCTACTTTTCCTAAATCGTTGCAGGAGGAACTGTGCCGTAATGGTTATACCCTAGATTGGTCTTGTAAagtgaagggaaaagggagggggggtagTTAGGTATGAATGTTGGAGGGATGTGTGGGGTTTGGGGTGTGGAGATTGGGCTTTGGGAAggggatctggggggggggggcgaaaagAAAACTGGGATGAGCAGTGAGTTGCGTTTTGTTAGGTCTACACTGTCTGCATTGTTGTATTTTGGTGCTTCTGCACTGTGTTTTACAAGTTTTCTTGGTGTTGATTGTCTCTGCCATTCCTGCTAATaacaattattttgaaaaaaaaaacaaaacaattgaggaatcactaaatagcagtcaaatatttatttattggcacAATCTGTGGTCAGAACACCTCCTCATTGATTCAGATGTGGGTTGGTTACTCCAGCTCTACCTGACACAAAAACCTGAAAGAACTGTGTGAGACTTGGTGCAGGACCCTGCTGATACCCAGCACTAACTCACCGGTCACTAATCATTCACAGAAACAGTGCTAATAAATGAATGTTTGTTATTatatataagaaaatattttatagttaactcaaaaggcttcaaaaactggaaacagcaaagaggaaagaaaaggaacaGTAACTGCTGGTACTTAACAGTTTGTCTGCAGAGTGAAATGCTGCTTCCTTCCTAGTCAGATATGAGGGCCCTGTGCAACCTTTTCCTGTCACCCCACAGCTGTACTTCCCAGCTgaaacaggtctctctctctctttcttctaatTCCAACTGTCATTCCTCTCAGCCCGTTCTATCACTctaacagatcctcagcagcagtgcaatgtctgctgaaacgagcatctctctctcagtgttacagtctctctctctcagaaccttagcagcagggtgaagacatcggtcctgggactcatcccctcagctccagctcctggtgcCAGTGGAATACTGCGCTCTTATTCTGCTGCCTGCTGACCGTCTGaagatcatctgaataaaaaaaaacattctctcaTTATACCAGGCAAATAACAATtaaaactcctgctcatcaccaagAATAATTTTCCAAGTGCGTGGCTCGACTTTTGTGCTGTACCGAAGAGACATTTGAAAttctgctgactccgcccctccagctctgcctcagctccatccCATCAAACATAGCAAGGAAAAATTTCTAACTATGAGTGTAAGAGTATACCCAGATTTTTCTAAATCAACTCAGAAAAGGAGGAGACAGTTTTTATTGTTGAAAGCTAAGGTGCTCCAAATAGGAGCTACCTTCTTTCTAAAACACCCTTGTAAGTGTCTTATCAGTTACAAGGGtaattcttttgttttgttttttttcctatcttCAATTGATTGAATTCTTAAAGGATAAAGTAATAGTAAATTGAATAAAGAAATGAACTCTACTGCGACCTTAAAATAGTGAATATCCCAATTAAATTTAATAATAGTGCATTTGGAATTGTGATAACACTTAATTATTTTAAGTATATAACTATTATAAGAAATCTTATGAGTATTGGATCCTTTATTGTGGACTATAATGTAAGAAGAGAATTTAATATTGAATCCTGAtctcttaattattggatctttctATGTAAACTTACTGTTGTCAATCTAGATGTAACTCttgtgaaaatgttttaaaatggcataaataaaaaagaaaagaaaaccaactcctgctcatcaccaagAATAATTTTCCAAGTGCGTGGCTCGACCTTTGTGCTGTACCGGAGAGACATTTGAAATTCTGCtgactctgccactccagctctgcctcagctccatccCTGAAACACCTCTGCTCGCTGGCTGTAAAAaactagaggttagagcagtgggctggaagccagggtttaaatcccactgtcacCACTCCTTGTGGCCTCAGGGTCAGATTGTCAGCCCACTATgaatagagaaataactacagtacctgaatgtcatccactttgaagtgctgaaagttggaatataaataaaattaaattaaaaaaaaaaactcaggctCCTGATTGATTTACCCCATGTAACCTCTACAATACCggggggaagggttaggtcggccatcataaatgtagatagttgggtggctggtggacggaaggactgcctggtaaattgcctgcctggtgcgaaggtagcacacctcacacgtcacccggtgctgccttggataaGAAAAGTCTCACAGTTGGAGAACATcatcttggtgtagcaggaagtgatcctgaagcaaggacctgctctccaggtgatgcgttgtcctcagtgcgagaggacaagaCTCCTAGGGCtacttcccaggagggaagggctaggccggccatcataaatgtagatagctgggtggctggtggacatgaggactgcctggtaacttgcctgcctggtgcgaaggtggcacaCCTCACGTGTCAcccagataggattatagacagtgctgggaaggagctggctgccgtggtacatatgggcaccaacgacataggaaaatgtggaagagaggttctggaagccaaatttaggatttcaggtagaaagctgaaatctggagcctccagggtggcattctctgaaatactgcccattccaggtgcaggtcctcagaggcaggcagagctctggggtctcaattcatggatgagacgatgatgcagggagcagggattcagttttgtaagaaactgggaaacCAGAATGAAATCAGGCTgctggagatagagcagcttttaaatggaGGACCGTATCTTTGAGGGATACTAttgaaataggagagttagggcatcccaacagagaggttccaataaaagcaaacgtagtccatgtgcctgtaagtaaagaatccaaattatccctatcaactgaaagcaggttgttaatacaagcaaaaaacacactttgaaatgtctgtatgccattgccagaaatctaagaagtaagatgggagagttagagtgtatagcggtgaatgatgagatagacataattggcatcacagagatttggaggaaggaggataaccaactgGACCAgtggacagtgctatatcaggatacaaattatatcgcaatgatagggaggatcgacttggagggtgtggcactttatgtccaggaggctattgagtccaacagtataaagatcatacaagagactaaatgctcagtagaatctatatgggttgaaatcgcatgtgtgttgggtaagagtatagtgataggagtatactaccgtccacctggccaaaatggtcagatgatgaaatgctaagagaaatcagggaaactaaccaatttggcagtgcagtaatgggagatttcaattaccacaaaacgctggtgcaggataagTCTTAAACCACCAATTTAGGTGTATTTTAATAGTAATTCCAGATAATACAGTATAGTATTGTTTCTGTTGGCAACTCCATAAACTCAAATAAGAAGATTttaaacaggtcccccgacacggtcccgtgtttcgctgggctgcatcgggggggacccAGGGTATATTCAAATCTAAAGAGTAAAAGCAAAGTTAAGTCAGAATGATGGTAACAGTGGCTACATAGTAGAACCTATTCAAACATGTACATACCTCTGACGtcatacccggagcgcgcaggctctcacaGATGTGGGATATTTAAACATGAGAAAAAGGCGCGAACGCGGCAACTCTCGCGGGAGCTGTCAAAACCCTCCAAATCTCGGCAGATCCGTCCCTGCAGTGGCCATAAACAGACCTCAATAGAAGAGattccactcaatttctttattaagaCCATGGGGGGCCACCGTGTTAAGCATAAAGATCCATTTCTGCTCCCTTGTATTCACCCTCGGGCAATAGCATTTTTGGACATTATGATCATAGCGGGGGATGGCAGGTTTGAAACCACGCTTTACTGTAAGGAAACTGATCGCAATACACTCTTGCAGTATCAGAGCTGCCATCCCCACGCATTACGAGACAATATCCCCACAGGACAGTTTTTACGCTTGCGCCGCTTGTGCTCCTCCCGTTTAGAATTTTTAATGCAAGCACAAATTATGGTGAACCGGTTCCTGGAGCGCGGCTATCCCTATAGAGTGGTTAAAAGAGCCTTCAAAAGGGCATTGTACACTCACAGAGATTGGCTATTTTTACCAGTCGTGCACTCAGAGGATGAGACTAACAATTGTATATTACCTTTCTCAACTGTGGGGGGAGCCATCTCCTCGATGATAAGACGACACTGGGCAGCTCTCGCACTCACTGATCTTTTACACAGTCCGCTGCGCTTTACTTTTAAACGCGGCAAAAATCTACGTGATCGATTGGTTCATTCATCTTCACCTGCTGACTCAGTATACAGCCAGGGTACACACGGCCCTTGTGgccactgcactatgtgcagtcACGCGGAAAGAACATCATCCCCACTACAGGGCGCCTGTTTCAATTACGGGCAACATCAGATTGCCTCACCAAAGGCGTGGTATATGCTGTGAAATGTCCTTGCCCTCTACTCTATGTGGGAAAAACTACGCGTATGTTAAAAACTCGCATgatagaacattgttctaacattCGTCTACATAGAGTAGATGAGCCCTTAGTCACCCACTGGACAGAATGTGGCCATTCCATTTCTGAGCTCTGCTTCACGGTTATCGAGGTGGTGGGCCGCCCTACCCGGGGCGGGGACTACCCCTCGATCCTCGGTCGCAGGGAGCAGAAATGGATCTTTATGCTTAACACGGTGGCCCCCCATGGtcttaataaagaaattgagtggaatCTCTTCTATTGAGGTCTGTTTATGGCCACTGCAGGGACGGATCTGCCGAGATTTGGAGGGTTTTGACAGCTCCCGCGAGAGTTGCCGCGTTCGCGCCTTTTTCTCATGTTTAAATATCCCACATCTGTGAGAGCCTGCGCACTCCGGGTATGACGTCAGAGGTATGTACATGTTTGAATAGGTTCTACTATGTAGCCACTGTTACCATCATTCTGACTTAACTTTGCTTTTACTCTTTAGATTTGAATATACCCTgggtcccccccgatgcagcccagcgaaacacgggaccgtgtcgggggacctgtttaaAATCTTCTTATTTGAGTTTATGGAGTTGCCAACAGAAACAATACTATACTGTATTATCTGGAATTACTATTAAAATACACCTAAATTGG from Rhinatrema bivittatum chromosome 3, aRhiBiv1.1, whole genome shotgun sequence includes these protein-coding regions:
- the LOC115088567 gene encoding uncharacterized protein LOC115088567, which produces MRYEEKKTARHYLTAFAWTRMELDAEIRFANTIFDTAYLRNTITGWKRLGQTLGDAAPVHRMAARWSAVLDSPIAERQMSSWCRDIYRLLPDLSLRELQFKLLHSLYYDDVRWFKMKLATSPTCIKCGTADGTLVHRLITCPLLQPFWHEVLEVVGKCIAGSLRLTARMLLSSMSPRNLPGSCAKARFERVAVLMACRTILAGWIEPQLAPTIAAWFGRMASLAQMERLDFLAGKRRPDPVYCACWDICFATFPKSLQEELCRNGYTLDWSCKVKGKGRGGS